Within Candidatus Edwardsbacteria bacterium, the genomic segment TTCCTCAACGAATTCGGGATCAATCACGGCCTGGTGGTCAAAACCCAGGGGCGGGATATTGACCAGGCCGAGGTCTACCGCTCCCTGTCGGCCCGGCGCAAAACGGTGGTCACCAGCCAGGTCCACGGCTGCGACATCTGCCGGGTGGACTCCCGGTTCGATAAATTCTATCCCCACCGGGTCCAGGCCGACGGCCTGATGACCGACCGCAGCGATGTGGTGCTTACCATTCACACCGCCGACTGCCTGCCGATATACCTGGCCTCTTCGGACCGACGCTACCTGGCCCTGGTGCATGCCGGGTGGAGGGGCACGGCCGCTAACTTTGCCGCCAAAGCGGTCGATGTTTTCTGCGGTGAATATGGACTCAGCCCCAGAGAACTGGTGGCCGCCATCGGGCCGGGCATCGAGGCCGGCTGCTACCAGGTGGACCGCGATGTGGCCGGGAGATTCCCGCCGGAACATGCCAGACCCGAGAATAACGGCAAATGGTTGTTGGATCTGCGAAGCACCAACCGCGACCAGTTGTTATCGTCCGGGATGAAACCCTGCAATATCTACGTCAGCGATTTTTGCACCAAATGCCGTCCCGATATGTTCCATTCCTACCGCCGGGAGGGAAAATTAAAAGGTAAGATGATCGCCTTTATGGAGGCCCCAGATGATTGAGCCGGTAGCCCAAAAAAACAAAGAAAAAACCAAGACCTTAAAACGGTTGCCGGGCACCAAGGTTTATCACAATATCCGTGAGGTGGGCGAAATGACATCCCTGAAGCCCTATGTCCTGAGGTTCTGGGAGAGCGAATTCCCCCAGCTCCGGCCCCGCTTGAGCCGGGGCGGAAGACGCCAATACCAGCTGGACGACATCAAAATGGTGCTGATGATCAAGAAGCTGCTTTACGAGGACGGCTTCACCATCGCCGGGGCCCGGGGCCGGCTGGCCGAGATCCGGGAGCAGGACCCCGACCAGATGGAGATCCCGTTCAACCAGTTCCGGGAGAGGTCCCAGCTGGAGCAGATAATCGAGGAATTGAGGGTAATGTTAAAATCGCTTTAGCCGGTTCATTTTCTGCTTGCTTTAGGAATGTTTTTACCGTATAATTATCCGGTTGTCGGGGTGTAGCGCAGTCCGGTTAGCGCACTTGACTGGGGGTCAAGGGGCCGGTGGTTCGAATCCACTCACCCCGACCATTTATTCGATAGAGCGGGGCTAGAATTGCGATGATGGCAAAAATCTTAGGCGACTAAGGCTTTTGCCATTTTTGCCAGCAGCTGGCCAGGGAGTATTACCGGACCACGGTGTTCACCGGGAAGCTGATCTCCCACAAGGAGAGACTTTCCCAGCGGCTGTTGCACAACGAGACGGCCTACTCCATCCAGCGCCGGCTGCTGTGGGAGGTGATCACCACCGCGGTGCCGCCCATCAGGGACTCGGGGTGTCTTTGACAACGGGTGACATTTCAGGGAAATTGTGAAAGATAAGTTTAATTTGCATGTCTAAGGAGAGTTATGGATCCCAGAGTAACCAAGCACGCCGAGGTGCTGATGAAATATTCGCTGGCCCTGAAGAAAGGCGACAAGCTGATGATCCAGGGCGAGCATTTCACCATGCCCCTGATCAAGGAATGCTTTCGACTGGCGCTGGAGCTGGGGGCCCATCCCCAGGTCAAGATATTAAATTCCGAATTGTCGGAGATCATGATGAAGCAGGGCAGCGACCAGCAGCTGACCTTCATCCACGAAAGCGACAAAGTGGCCGTTAAGACCGCCGACGCCCTGCTGACCCTGATGGGCAGCGTCAACACCAGGATGATGAGCAACGTGGATCCCGACCGGCTCAGGGTCGCCAGCCGGGGCAATGCCGAAATATTCAAGATGTTCTTCGAGCGGATGGCCAGGAACGAACTGCGGTGGTGCGGGACCATGTTCCCGGGCCAGTCCAATGCCCAGGAGGCCAGCATGTCCTTGTCCGAATATGAGGACTTTGTCTACAATTCCTGTTATCTGGACCGGGACGACCCGGTGGCCAAATGGCGGGAGATCGAGCGGGAACAGAAAAAGATCTGCGACCACCTGGACGCCAAAAAGGAACTGCAGATAATATCCCAGGACACCGACCTGAAGATGACCATCGCCGGGCGCAAGTGGGTCAACTGCTGCGGGCAGGTCAATTTCCCGGACGGCGAGGTGTTCACCGGGCCGGTGGAGGATTCGGTCAACGGGCATATCCGGTTCAGCTTTCCGGGCATCTATTCCGGCCGGGAGGTGGAGAACATCCAACTGACCTTCCAGAACGGCAAGGTGGTCAAGGCCACCGCCGACAAGGGTGAGGAGCTGCTGAACAAACTGCTGGAGACCGATGCCGGCGCCCGCTTCGTGGGAGAGATCGCGGTGGGCACCAATTACAACATCACCAAATTCACCCGGAACATGCTGTTCGACGAGAAGATCGGCGGCACGGTCCATCTGGCCATCGGACGCTCCATCCCGGAATCGCTGGGCGTCAACCAGTCGGCCATTCACTGGGACATGCTGTGCGACATGAAGCAGGGCGGCAGGATACTGGCCGACGGCCAGGTCGTCTACCAGGACGGCAAATTCACAATTTAGGGCCGGCAGTTTATTGAAAAAGCACATCTTTTTGATGTGCTTTTTTCTTTGAAATACAATAGACAAACCGGCAGGAATAAGTTATAATAAAATGTTATGAAAGTAGCTGTAATAATACCGGCTTACAACGCAGGAGGCACCCTGGGAAATCTGCTGGCCGAGGCCGTTGGGTGGGTGGATTTATGCGATGTCATGGTGGTCAACGACGGCTCGGATGACGCTACGGCTGCCATTATGGAAAGATCCCCGGTCATAAGCCTGGCCCATGTCGCCAACTGCGGAAAGGGCCGGGCACTGAGGACCGGGTTTGCCCATGCCCTGTCTTTGGGCTATGATGCGGTGATAACCATGGATGCCGACGGCCAGCACGACCCGAAGTATATTCCGTCGATGATTGATATTATGGATGCTGGACATTGGGACATTATTGTTGGTTCCCGCAGGAATGAGTTTGGAAGAATGTCATTTGCCCGTTTTCTGAGCAACAGTATCACCACGGTGGTGGTGTCTCTTTTAGCAGGTCAGAAGATCGAGGACAGCCAGTGCGGCTACCGGCTGATCCGGCGGGAGGTGCTGGAAGCAATTGTTCTGGAAACGGACGGCTATCAGATGGAGTCAGAACTGCTGATCAAGGCCGGGCGGAGGGGATTCACTATCGGGCAAGTTCCGATAGATATCAGAAGCTCTGCCACCAGCCATATAAGGCATTTGACTGATACTTGGAAATTTATGGTCATGGCCCTGAAGTCACTTTGGTTGTGATTTGGATTCCCACCTGGGCGGGAATGACAATCAATGATGATTCGATAAACATAACACTGAATATAACAAAAAATCCTGATGAAGAAAAAACCATTGATCCTGATCACCAACGATGATGGCATTGACGCCCTGGGCATCAAGGCCCTGCGCTGCAGTTTAAAAAAGATAGCCCGGACCGTGGTATTCGCCCCGATGTCCGAGAAAAGCGGGGCCAGCCATTCCTTCTCCCTGCGCAAGCCGCTGGAGGTGGTGTGGCGCAACCGGACCACCGTGGCGGTGGACGGCACCCCCACCGACTGCGTGATGCTGGCCATCCGCGGACTGCTGAAGGAGAGGCCCGACCTGGTGGTGTCCGGCATCAACCACGGCCCCAACCTGGGCGACGATGTCACCTACTCCGGCACGGTGGCCGGGGCCACCGAGGGCACCCTGCTGAGCATCCCGTCCATCGCCGTGTCATGCACCTCATGGAACGGCTGTAACTTCCAGGCGGCCGCCCATTACGCCCGCCGGGTGGCGGCCACCGCCCTCAAGCAGGGTCTGCCCAAGAACACCCTGCTCAACGTCAACGTACCCAGCCTGCCGATGGCCAGGATCAAAGGGGTCAAGATCACCAAGCTGGGAAAGAGGATCTACCGCGACGTGATAGTGGAGCAGAAGCATCCCGACGGCCGGCAGTATTTCATGATTGACGGGGCCGACCCGGACTGGGAGCGCCAGCCCAGGACCGATTTCGAGGCCATCGAGCAGAACTACGTCTCCATCACCCCGTTCCACCTGGACTGGACCAATCATCGGGCATTGGCCAGTCTGAAAAGTTGGGAAAAACTGCTGGCCACAGATCGAATCGCAAGATAATGATCGCCGCACTAAATAATTTCGCCAGCGAAACTTTTTCCGCCCTGCGGGTGCGCAATTACCGCCTGTACTTCATAGGACAGGGGATCTCCTTGAGCGGCACCTGGATGTCGACCATCGGCCA encodes:
- a CDS encoding MerR family transcriptional regulator translates to MIEPVAQKNKEKTKTLKRLPGTKVYHNIREVGEMTSLKPYVLRFWESEFPQLRPRLSRGGRRQYQLDDIKMVLMIKKLLYEDGFTIAGARGRLAEIREQDPDQMEIPFNQFRERSQLEQIIEELRVMLKSL
- a CDS encoding aminopeptidase yields the protein MDPRVTKHAEVLMKYSLALKKGDKLMIQGEHFTMPLIKECFRLALELGAHPQVKILNSELSEIMMKQGSDQQLTFIHESDKVAVKTADALLTLMGSVNTRMMSNVDPDRLRVASRGNAEIFKMFFERMARNELRWCGTMFPGQSNAQEASMSLSEYEDFVYNSCYLDRDDPVAKWREIEREQKKICDHLDAKKELQIISQDTDLKMTIAGRKWVNCCGQVNFPDGEVFTGPVEDSVNGHIRFSFPGIYSGREVENIQLTFQNGKVVKATADKGEELLNKLLETDAGARFVGEIAVGTNYNITKFTRNMLFDEKIGGTVHLAIGRSIPESLGVNQSAIHWDMLCDMKQGGRILADGQVVYQDGKFTI
- the surE gene encoding 5'/3'-nucleotidase SurE codes for the protein MKKKPLILITNDDGIDALGIKALRCSLKKIARTVVFAPMSEKSGASHSFSLRKPLEVVWRNRTTVAVDGTPTDCVMLAIRGLLKERPDLVVSGINHGPNLGDDVTYSGTVAGATEGTLLSIPSIAVSCTSWNGCNFQAAAHYARRVAATALKQGLPKNTLLNVNVPSLPMARIKGVKITKLGKRIYRDVIVEQKHPDGRQYFMIDGADPDWERQPRTDFEAIEQNYVSITPFHLDWTNHRALASLKSWEKLLATDRIAR
- the pgeF gene encoding peptidoglycan editing factor PgeF; this encodes MVRYWQVTQRYGCDVLELNFLNEFGINHGLVVKTQGRDIDQAEVYRSLSARRKTVVTSQVHGCDICRVDSRFDKFYPHRVQADGLMTDRSDVVLTIHTADCLPIYLASSDRRYLALVHAGWRGTAANFAAKAVDVFCGEYGLSPRELVAAIGPGIEAGCYQVDRDVAGRFPPEHARPENNGKWLLDLRSTNRDQLLSSGMKPCNIYVSDFCTKCRPDMFHSYRREGKLKGKMIAFMEAPDD
- a CDS encoding glycosyltransferase family 2 protein — protein: MKVAVIIPAYNAGGTLGNLLAEAVGWVDLCDVMVVNDGSDDATAAIMERSPVISLAHVANCGKGRALRTGFAHALSLGYDAVITMDADGQHDPKYIPSMIDIMDAGHWDIIVGSRRNEFGRMSFARFLSNSITTVVVSLLAGQKIEDSQCGYRLIRREVLEAIVLETDGYQMESELLIKAGRRGFTIGQVPIDIRSSATSHIRHLTDTWKFMVMALKSLWL